One Saccharomyces mikatae IFO 1815 strain IFO1815 genome assembly, chromosome: 16 genomic region harbors:
- the YTA7 gene encoding chromatin segregase YTA7 (similar to Saccharomyces cerevisiae YTA7 (YGR270W); ancestral locus Anc_5.34), translating to MTRNLRNRRGSDAEETNSAEIGYETQIKDENGIIHTTSRSLRKINYAEIEKVFDFLEDDQIMDNNQTENKEKKPVEDASDGNDEHTHKDEDEDEDDDDDDVVLPHKNTRINKEIPNERNLRKKRIHDPDEDDESFHEEDVEDDEEEEEADEFEDEYLDEDSRDNNRRRRAADRKFIVPDPDDDEEYDEEDEEGNRISHSAKRLKRANSRRTRSSRHPETPPPVRTLRSRTRHTRTSNEENDGEYENNENEALTLADEIRELQEDSPIKEKRFLRERTKPVNYKLPPPLTATSAEEFIDKNNNAHSFHNPSPARRGRGGWNASQNSGPTRRLFPTGGPFGGNDVTTIFGRNTNFYNQVPSAFNNNSNNKLILDSDSSDDEILPLGVAPKVKKENISKKKKKKPEIADLDPLGVDMNIDFDDIGGLDNYIDQLKEMVALPLLYPELYQNFNITPPRGVLFHGPPGTGKTLMARALAASCSSDERKITFFMRKGADILSKWVGEAERQLRLLFEEAKKHQPSIIFFDEIDGLAPVRSSKQEQIHASIVSTLLALMDGMDNRGQVIVIGATNRPDAVDPALRRPGRFDREFYFPLPDVKARSKILQIQTRKWSAPLSINFIDKLAFLTKGYGGADLRSLCTEAALISIQRSFPQIYRSNDKLLVDPSKIKVKVSDFMLALKKIVPSSARSTGSSPQPLPELIKPLLSDQVNILKKRLNYMLNMDDADFQRNSSLLQDFIDYEDYSGKEEEENRYKESEDTSYFRSYEFFESMVESQICKPRLLINGPKGNGQQYVGAAILNYLEGFNVQNLDLASLVSESSRTIEAAVVQSFMEAKKRQPSVVFIPNLDIWINTIPENVILVLSGLFRSLRSNEKIILLCLAEDLDISEVRNGILSDFSFARNTFQLHKPSIANVTEYFSNLIKLLKTKPSNIPMKKRRVKPLPELQKVSSSATLTNFDDNGEPLSKKELLRRKLKSFQHQDMRLKNVLKIKLSGLMDLFKNRYKRFRKPPIDDAFLVHLFEPETNNDPNWQPAYIKDKNMILEVSTGRRFFNMDLDIVEERLWNGYYSEPKQFLKDIELIYRDANTIGDRERIIKASEMFANAQMGIEEISTPDFIQECKATRQRDLERQELFLQDEEKRVVVELKASQGKQEIIPEEPRLKENEVNEVGVAAGSQLQLQLQAAADTASVVSNSKVPQPIDTDIYRYQESAVVSPTISKEESLSTKDSVAYRDLSTELIQSTCTSGAPSNDDKRSGNQQKENDSPLQSHVKEKSSETITKVGNAKQMRETLPLNRTTAGVSDSSNKGEKESQPNSIPKDVTKPEQSNEDNRDVFLTSEQIEKVSKRLIEYCQDFTVSQLEDVHSSVAKIIWKSRSAWDKTDTVGKIMKFLSE from the coding sequence ATGACACGAAATTTAAGGAATAGACGCGGTAGTGATGCTGAAGAAACAAATAGCGCAGAGATCGGCTATGAAACACAAattaaagatgaaaatggtATAATCCATACGACGTCTCGTTCTCttagaaaaataaactacgcagaaattgaaaaagtgtttgattttttggaaGACGACCAGATTATGGACAACAATCAGACTGAgaacaaggaaaaaaagccCGTTGAGGATGCTAGTGATGGAAATGATGAGCATACTcataaagatgaagatgaagatgaagatgacgatgacgatgatgtAGTATTACCGCATAAAAACACCAGAATAAATAAGGAGATTCctaatgaaagaaatctgagaaagaaaagaatccATGATcctgatgaagatgacgaaaGTTTTCACGAAGAAGATGTtgaggatgatgaagaggaagaggaagcGGACGAATTTGAGGATGAATACTTGGATGAAGACTCAAGAGACAATAATCGCCGGCGCAGAGCGGCTGATAGGAAATTCATAGTGCCAGACcctgatgatgatgaagaatatgaTGAGGAAGACGAAGAAGGGAATAGAATAAGCCACTCTGCCAAACGTCTGAAAAGGGCAAATTCTCGGAGGACAAGATCCTCACGTCACCCGGAAACTCCACCGCCAGTAAGAACTTTAAGAAGTCGGACAAGGCATACACGTACttcaaatgaagaaaatgatggCGAGTATGAAAATAACGAAAATGAAGCGTTAACGTTAGCGGATGAAATTAGGGAACTACAAGAGGATAGTCCtatcaaggaaaaaagatttCTTCGTGAAAGAACTAAACCAGTAAACTATAAATTACCACCACCTCTAACCGCTACCAGCGCAGAGGAATTCatagataaaaataacaatgCACATTCTTTTCATAACCCATCGCCTGCACGGCGTGGTCGCGGTGGATGGAACGCTAGTCAGAATTCTGGTCCAACAAGGAGGCTTTTCCCCACAGGGGGACCGTTTGGTGGTAATGACGTTACTACAATTTTTGGCAGGAATACGAACTTTTACAATCAAGTACCATCTGcattcaataataatagcaaCAATAAATTGATATTGGATTCTGAttcttctgatgatgaaatattACCCCTTGGTGTTGCACCtaaagtgaaaaaagagaacatttcaaaaaagaagaagaaaaaaccagAAATTGCAGATCTAGACCCATTAGGCGTTGACATGAATATAGATTTTGACGATATAGGCGGTCTAGACAATTACATTGATCAATTAAAGGAAATGGTGGCCTTGCCACTATTATACCCAGAattatatcaaaatttcaacATCACACCTCCGCGAGGTGTTCTTTTCCATGGCCCTCCAGGCACTGGTAAAACACTAATGGCCAGAGCGTTGGCAGCAAGTTGCTCCTCTGACGAAAGAAAGATCACATTTTTTATGCGCAAAGGCGCTGATATCTTATCCAAATGGGTTGGTGAAGCTGAAAGACAACTTCGTCTATTATTCGAAGAAGCCAAGAAACATCAACCctcaattatttttttcgatGAAATCGACGGATTAGCGCCTGTGAGAAGCTCGaaacaagaacaaattcATGCTAGTATCGTGTCCACATTGTTAGCGTTGATGGATGGTATGGACAACAGAGGCCAAGTAATTGTCATTGGTGCCACTAATCGACCTGACGCAGTCGATCCCGCTTTAAGAAGGCCTGGTCGATTTGATAGAGAATTTTACTTTCCGTTACCTGATGTTAAAGCACGTTCTAAAATTTTGCAAATTCAGACCAGAAAATGGAGTGCACCATTGTCCATAAACTTCATTGATAAATTAGCTTTCTTGACTAAAGGTTATGGTGGTGCAGATCTAAGGTCCTTATGCACTGAAGCTGCGCTGATAAGTATACAAAGAAGTTTCCCCCAAATTTATAGATCCAATGATAAGCTTTTAGTAGATCCTTCCAAAATAAAAGTCAAAGTTAGCGATTTCATGTTagctttgaaaaagattgTTCCATCTTCTGCAAGATCTACCGGGAGCTCTCCTCAGCCTCTACCTGAACTAATTAAACCTTTGCTATCAGATCAAgtcaatattttgaaaaaaaggttgAACTATATGCTTAACATGGACGATGCAGATTTTCAGAGAAATTCATCACTGCTTCAAGATTTTATTGATTATGAAGATTACAGCggaaaagaggaagaggaaaacaGATATAAAGAAAGTGAGGATACGTCCTATTTCAGGTCATACGAGTTTTTCGAGTCGATGGTCGAATCACAAATATGTAAGCCCCGATTATTAATTAACGGACCTAAGGGAAATGGTCAGCAATATGTGGGAGCTGCGATTTTAAATTATCTAGAAGGCTTCAACGTCCAAAACCTGGATCTAGCTTCTTTAGTGTCTGAGAGTTCTAGGACTATTGAGGCTGCTGTGGTACAAAGTTTTATGGAGGCAAAGAAAAGACAACCTTCAGTTGTATTCATTCCTAATTTAGACATTTGGATCAACACTATCCCAGAAAATGTTATTTTAGTCTTATCAGGCTTATTCAGATCTTTACGAAGTAATGAGAAAATTATTCTCTTATGTCTGGCTGAAGATCTTGATATATCCGAAGTTAGGAACGGTATTTTGTcggatttttcttttgctagAAATACTTTTCAACTGCACAAACCATCCATAGCAAATGTAACAGAGTACTTCTCAAATTTAATAAAGCTATTAAAAACGAAGCCAAGCAATATTCccatgaagaagagaagagtCAAGCCTCTACCTGAATTACAGAAAGTAAGTTCAAGTGCAACGCTGACCAATTTTGATGACAATGGTGAACCATTATCTAAAAAAGAGCTACtaagaagaaagttgaaGTCATTCCAACATCAAGATATGAGATTAAAAAACGTGTTGAAAATCAAACTTTCGGGATTGATggatcttttcaaaaacaggTACAAGAGATTTAGAAAACCACCTATTGACGATGCCTTTCTGGTTCATTTATTTGAACCGGAAACGAACAATGATCCTAATTGGCAACCTGCCTATATAAAGGATAAGAACATGATTTTGGAGGTTTCCACAGGGCGAAGATTTTTTAACATGGATTTGGATATCGTCGAAGAGAGACTATGGAATGGTTATTATTCAGAACCAAAGcagtttttgaaagacaTCGAATTAATATACAGGGATGCTAATACTATAGGTGACAGAGAACGTATAATCAAAGCATCTGAGATGTTTGCCAATGCACAAATGGGTATTGAAGAGATTTCTACCCCAGATTTTATCCAGGAATGTAAAGCTACTCGTCAAAGAGATTTGGAAAGACAGGAACTTTTTTTgcaagatgaagaaaaaagagttgTAGTTGAATTGAAGGCCTCACaaggaaaacaagaaattataCCAGAGGAACCTAGgttaaaggaaaatgaagtCAATGAAGTTGGTGTAGCTGCTGGTAGCCAACTGCAGCTACAACTCCAGGCCGCTGCTGACACAGCTTCAGTTGTTAGCAATAGTAAAGTCCCTCAGCCAATCGATACtgatatatatagatatcAAGAATCTGCAGTGGTTTCTCCCACAATAAGTAAGGAAGAGTCCCTTTCTACAAAGGATAGTGTTGCGTACAGAGATCTTTCCACAGAATTGATCCAGTCAACCTGCACATCAGGTGCACCTtctaatgatgataaaagaTCCGGAAATCAACAAAAGGAGAACGATTCTCCCTTACAATCGcatgttaaagaaaaatccaGTGAAACAATAACTAAGGTAGGCAATGCAAAGCAAATGAGAGAAACTTTGCCCTTAAATAGAACTACAGCTGGTGTATcagattcttcaaataaaggtgaaaaagaaagtcaaCCTAATTCGATACCAAAAGACGTTACAAAACCCGAACAAAGTAATGAAGACAACAGGGATGTTTTTTTAACCTCCGaacaaatagaaaaagtTTCTAAACGCTTAATTGAATACTGTCAAGACTTTACGGTCTCACAGTTAGAAGATGTTCATTCGTCTGTtgcaaaaataatatggAAAAGTAGATCTGCATGGGACAAAACCGACACTGTTGgtaaaataatgaaatttctATCTGAATGA
- the HUA1 gene encoding Hua1p (similar to Saccharomyces cerevisiae HUA1 (YGR268C); ancestral locus Anc_5.36), with amino-acid sequence MSRDPHDDELPSYEEVIKEEERLQGQPPRPPRPISSATQRPQQRPQQRPSTVPSASSSHTHGRVHSHTPSSSYVRPPPKPQQNPSLPWTYPSGFYCSKCGNTGYKMKNGRSCKSCWRRFAPQNNIVAAPTYYTNYTMPVYTSAWQGNRPLCVQPGDPRLGGILCGECRGSGRTRFLLDEDICPLCHGVGRIITQPQRY; translated from the coding sequence ATGTCTAGAGACCCACACGATGATGAACTGCCGAGCTATGAGGAGGTGATCAAAGAAGAGGAGAGATTGCAAGGCCAACCACCACGACCACCGAGACCGATATCCAGCGCAACCCAGAGGCCCCAACAGAGGCCCCAACAGAGGCCCTCGACCGTGCCATCTGCGTCTTCGTCCCATACGCATGGTCGCGTTCATTCTCATACGCCTTCGAGTTCCTATGTCCGCCCTCCACCGAAACCACAGCAGAATCCAAGCTTGCCATGGACATACCCTTCTGGGTTTTACTGTTCTAAATGTGGAAATACCGGCtacaaaatgaagaatgGACGATCTTGTAAATCGTGTTGGAGAAGATTTGCACCTCAAAACAACATAGTTGCTGCACCAACATATTACACAAACTACACGATGCCCGTATACACTAGCGCATGGCAGGGTAACCGGCCATTGTGCGTTCAACCGGGAGACCCTCGCCTTGGAGGCATCTTATGTGGAGAATGTAGAGGGTCTGGACGTACCAGGTTTCTATTAGATGAAGATATATGTCCTCTGTGCCACGGTGTAGGCAGAATTATAACCCAACCTCAACGCTATTAA
- the FOL2 gene encoding GTP cyclohydrolase I (similar to Saccharomyces cerevisiae FOL2 (YGR267C); ancestral locus Anc_5.37) — translation MHNIQLVQEIERHETPLNIRPTSPYTLNPPVERDGFSWPSVGTRQRADETEEEEKERIQRISGAIKTILTELGEDVNREGLLDTPQRYAKAMLYFTKGYQTNIMDDVIKNAVFEEDHDEMVIVRDIEIYSLCEHHLVPFFGKVHIGYIPNKKVIGLSKLARLAEMYARRLQVQERLTKQIAMALSDILKPLGVAVVMEASHMCMVSRGIQKTGSSTVTSCMLGGFRAHKTREEFLTLLGRRSI, via the coding sequence ATGCACAACATCCAATTAGTCCAAGAAATAGAGAGACATGAAACCCCGTTAAACATTAGACCCACCTCTCCATACACCTTAAATCCCCCTGTCGAGAGAGATGGCTTTTCTTGGCCAAGTGTAGGAACAAGACAACGTGCTGATGAAACagaagaggaggaaaagGAGCGAATTCAACGTATTTCAGGCGCAATTAAGACCATTTTGACTGAACTAGGTGAAGATGTCAATAGAGAAGGTCTACTAGATACCCCACAAAGATATGCTAAGGCCATGCTTTATTTCACTAAAGGTTATCAAACGAACATTATGGATGATGTTATAAAGAATGCCgtctttgaagaagacCATGATGAAATGGTTATTGTTCgtgatattgaaatttaCTCACTATGTGAGCATCATTTGGTGCccttttttggaaaagttcACATTGGTTATATCCCAAACAAGAAAGTCATTGGGTTAAGTAAGTTGGCGAGACTGGCAGAAATGTATGCAAGAAGACTCcaagttcaagaaagaCTCACAAAGCAAATTGCAATGGCGTTGAGTGATATCCTGAAGCCATTAGgtgttgctgttgttatGGAAGCTTCTCATATGTGCATGGTTTCAAGAGGCATTCAAAAAACAGGATCTTCCACTGTAACTTCTTGTATGCTTGGAGGATTTAGGGCTCATAAGACAAGAGAAGAATTTTTAACCCTTTtaggaagaagaagtattTGA
- the SMKI16G0190 gene encoding uncharacterized protein (similar to Saccharomyces cerevisiae YGR266W; ancestral locus Anc_5.39), which yields MTSNMDTTNWFDNWNPEVLYKDDVTGCDDCSETSPIPKSGVICGPILRLINMDFEEKTYEGSILMIVRGSNSAPKMTYQLGPSLPSGDEDIEISEASFEYKLIRKDDLQGDDIWFYRYEIRLPMSKHEQMVKYSVNGAMEPHYRFFIPSFTQNSNVISYSCNGFSLSVDTSKFKGSLWYDVLKKHQYIHYHAILGGGDQIYSDNIKLHAPNFKDWLDTKDPIKKYNTRTTEETKEQIREFYLEHYLNWYGYGHWYGSTPKSKTTQKCFVKSLACIPAINIWDDHDIIDGYGSYNDSFMKTENFVTVGRMAYRYYMIFQHHVSASKQDGDDFAYLKSKQWILGNEKGSAYIGERSHSIFSWLGPKMAMLGLDCRTERKLHEILSGRSYSLIWERVENEVKNLTGGHLLVMLGIPIAYPRLVWLEWLFTSKLLAPIKYLSKKGIFASGFVNEFNGDVELLDDLNDHWCARHHKKERNYLVMKLQDIGAKYGVRITILSGDVHLASVGRFRAKTHRHHLIMSEEKEKENASIIEQPTKDVRLMFNIIASAIVNTPPPDAMATLLQKRCRLHHFDAETDEDALPIFTKEVDGTHKRKDSCFMNKRNWSDIIPVENVLNNAQLSKDLGIKVGDIVIPGVITKQQKLETLENDDQCNSYPITSGGLFTSIHVERDAKQPDSQTVRYSLPIPELEITREKLSHAGIKHLNIL from the coding sequence ATGACTAGTAATATGGATACTACAAACTGGTTCGACAATTGGAACCCAGAGGTTCTTTATAAAGACGATGTCACTGGTTGTGATGACTGTTCCGAAACATCGCCGATTCCAAAGTCTGGTGTGATTTGCGGTCCCATATTGAGGCTCATTAATatggattttgaagaaaaaacttatGAGGGGTCTATCCTGATGATAGTCAGAGGTAGTAACAGTGCCCCAAAAATGACCTATCAATTGGGCCCCTCATTGCCCTCTGGTGATGAAGACATTGAAATCAGTGAAGCATCGTTCGAATATAAACTTATCCGTAAGGACGATCTACAAGGTGACGATATATGGTTTTACAGGTACGAAATTAGATTACCGATGTCAAAACATGAGCAAATGGTGAAGTATTCTGTCAACGGCGCGATGGAACCACATTATAGGTTCTTCATACCCTCTTTCACTCAAAACTCAAACGTTATTTCATATTCATGTAACGGGTTCTCATTGAGCGTAGATACATCCAAATTCAAGGGTTCTTTATGGTATGACGTTCTCAAAAAGCATCAATACATCCATTACCATGCCATTCTCGGTGGTGGTGACCAAATTTACTCTGATAATATCAAACTGCACGCGCCTAATTTCAAAGACTGGTTGGATACCAAGGATCCTATCAAGAAGTATAACACTCGAACCACTGAAGAGACCAAAGAGCAAATCAGAGAGTTCTACTTAGAACACTATTTAAACTGGTATGGTTATGGTCACTGGTACGGTTCCACACCAAAGTCTAAGACAACTCAAAAATGCTTTGTCAAATCCTTAGCTTGTATTCCAGCCATCAATATCTGGGACGACCATGATATTATTGATGGGTATGGTTCCTACAACGATTCCTTTATGAAGACTGAGAATTTCGTGACAGTGGGAAGAATGGCTTATAGATACTACATGATCTTCCAGCATCACGTTAGTGCTTCCAAGCAGGATGGCGATGATTTTGCATATCTAAAAAGCAAACAATGGATATTGGGTAACGAAAAAGGAAGTGCCTACATTGGTGAAAGGTCTCATTCAATATTCTCTTGGTTGGGCCCGAAAATGGCGATGCTGGGTTTGGATTGTAGAACCGAAAGAAAGCTACACGAGATTTTATCAGGGAGGAGTTATTCTTTAATCTGGGAGCGTGTTGAGAACGAAGTAAAAAACTTGACCGGTGGGCATTTATTGGTGATGTTGGGTATTCCCATTGCATACCCAAGGTTGGTGTGGTTAGAATGGCTTTTCACCTCAAAGCTATTGGCTCCAATAAAATATCTATCTAAAAAGGGGATATTTGCTAGTGGCTTTGTTAACGAATTTAATGGGGATGTAGAACTTTTGGATGACCTAAATGACCATTGGTGCGCAAGACAccataaaaaagaaagaaattacttAGTAATGAAACTGCAAGACATCGGAGCTAAATATGGTGTCAGAATTACGATCTTATCAGGCGACGTACATTTAGCATCCGTTGGAAGGTTCAGGGCAAAAACTCATAGACACCATCTTATCATGTCTGAggagaaggaaaaggaaaacgcCAGTATTATCGAACAACCAACTAAAGATGTGAGGTTGATGTTCAATATCATTGCGAGCGCCATTGTAAACACCCCACCACCCGATGCAATGGCCACTTTATTGCAAAAAAGATGCCGCTTGCATCATTTCGATGCAGAGACAGATGAAGATGCATTACCAATTTTTACCAAGGAAGTGGATGGAACACATAAACGTAAAGATTCATGTTTCatgaacaaaagaaattggtCAGATATTATACCAGTGGAAAACGTACTGAACAACGCTCAGTTGAGTAAAGACTTGGGAATAAAAGTCGGTGATATTGTCATTCCGGGTGTCATTacaaaacaacaaaagcTAGAGACCttggaaaatgatgacCAGTGCAACTCTTATCCAATAACATCTGGAGGCCTATTTACCAGTATTCACGTGGAAAGAGATGCGAAGCAGCCAGATTCGCAAACTGTCAGATATAGCTTGCCTATTCCGGAGTTAGAAATTACTCGGGAAAAGTTATCTCATGCAGGGATTAAACATCTGAATATTTTATAA
- the MES1 gene encoding methionine--tRNA ligase MES1 (similar to Saccharomyces cerevisiae MES1 (YGR264C); ancestral locus Anc_5.41), translating into MSFQISFDKSKKHPSHLQLANNLKIALALEFASKNLKLVVDDDKTTIELRSTKEEFVLFDANAILRYSMDDFEDQASDKYQFALASLQNLLYHVELPQQHVEVLTNKAIENYLAELKEPLTATDLILFANIYALDSSLVLSKFPELPAKVHNAIKLAQKHIPRDSSSFKNTGAVKIQSNLTVKPKDAEILPKPNERNILITSALPYVNNVPHLGNIVGSVLSADIFARYCKGRNYNALFICGTDEYGTATETKALEEGVTPRELCNKYHKIHSDVYKWFQIGFDYFGRTTTDKQTEIAQDIFMKLNSNGYLEEQSMKQLYCPVHNSYLADRYVEGECPKCHYDDARGDQCDKCGTLLDPFELINPRCKLDDASPEPKYSDHIFLSLDKLETQISEWVGKSSEEGNWSKNSKTITQSWLKDGLKPRCITRDLVWGTPVPLEKYKDKVLYVWFDATIGYVSITANYTKEWKKWWKNPEHVSLYQFMGKDNVPFHTVVFPGSQLGTEEDWTMLHHLNTTEYLQYENGKFSKSRGVGVFGNNAQDSGISPSVWRYYLASVRPESSDSHFSWDDFVARNNSELLANLGNFVNRLIKFVNAKYNGVVPKFDPKKISNYDALVKDINEILSSYVKEMELGHERRGLEIAMSLSARGNQFLQENKLDNTLFSQSPEKSDAVVAVGLNIIYAVSSIITPFMPEIGEKINKMLNAPALKIDDRFNLAILEGHNINKAEYLFQRIDEKKIDEWRAKYGGQQV; encoded by the coding sequence AtgtcttttcaaatttcctTCGATAAATCGAAAAAACATCCTTCTCATTTGCAGTTGGCAAACAATCTAAAGATTGCTCTAGCGCTCGAATTTGCaagcaaaaatttgaagcTTGTGGTTGACGATGATAAGACTACCATAGAATTACGCAGCACAAAAGAAGAGTTCGTCTTGTTCGATGCCAATGCTATCTTGAGATATTCCATGGACGATTTTGAAGATCAAGCTTCTGACAAGTACCAATTTGCATTGGCATCTCTACAGAACCTGTTATACCATGTAGAACTGCCTCAACAACACGTCGAGGTTTTGACAAATAAGGCGATTGAAAACTACTTGGCTGAGTTGAAAGAACCATTGACTGCTACagatttgattttatttgcTAACATTTATGCCCTAGATTCTTCCCTCGTTCTATCTAAGTTTCCAGAGTTACCAGCTAAAGTACACAATGCTATAAAATTGGCTCAAAAACATATTCCGCGTGATTCCTCTTCCTTCAAAAATACTGGTGCAGTGAAAATCCAGTCCAATTTAACCGTCAAGCCAAAGGATGCCGAAATTCTGCCCAAGCCAAACGAAAGAAACATCTTGATCACTTCGGCCTTACCTTATGTCAATAATGTTCCACATTTAGGTAATATTGTTGGAAGTGTTCTTTCTGCCGATATTTTTGCACGTTACTGTAAAGGACGTAACTACAATGCTTTGTTTATTTGCGGTACAGATGAATATGGTACTGCTACCGAAACCAAAGCTTTGGAGGAAGGTGTGACACCAAGAGAATTATGTAACAAATACCATAAAATTCACAGTGATGTTTACAAGTGGTTCCAAATTGGATTTGATTATTTCGGTAGAACGACTACTGATAAGCAAACAGAGATTGCTCAAGACATTTTCATGAAACTGAATTCGAACGGTTACCTAGAAGAACAATCTATGAAACAATTGTACTGTCCAGTCCATAACTCCTATCTGGCAGATCGTTATGTAGAGGGTGAATGTCCAAAATGTCATTATGATGATGCACGTGGTGATCAATGTGATAAGTGTGGTACTTTATTAGACCCATTTGAATTAATCAATCCACGCTGTAAATTGGATGATGCTTCCCCAGAACCCAAATATTCAGATCATATCTTTTTGTCATTGGATAAATTAGAGACCCAGATTTCTGAATGGGTTGGAAAGTCTTCGGAAGAAGGTAACTGGTcgaagaattcaaaaactaTTACACAATCATGGTTGAAAGACGGTTTGAAACCACGTTGTATTACGAGAGATTTAGTTTGGGGTACACCAGTGCCtttagaaaaatataaagataaGGTTTTGTACGTTTGGTTTGACGCCACTATTGGTTACGTTTCTATCACTGCAAACTACACTAAAGAATGGAAGAAATGGTGGAAGAATCCCGAGCATGTTTCATTGTACCAATTCATGGGTAAAGACAATGTTCCTTTCCATACTGTTGTTTTCCCTGGTTCTCAATTGGGTACAGAAGAGGACTGGACTATGTTACACCACTTGAACACCACAGAATACCTACAATACGAAAACGGTAAGTTTTCTAAAAGTAGGGGTGTCGGTGTCTTCGGTAACAATGCTCAAGACTCAGGCATTTCTCCAAGTGTTTGGAGATACTACTTGGCATCTGTGAGACCTGAATCTAGTGATTCTCATTTCTCTTGGGACGACTTTGTTGCTAGAAATAACAGTGAATTGTTGGCTAACTTGGGTAATTTTGTTAATAGGCTAATCAAGTTCGTCAATGCCAAATACAACGGTGTTGTTCCAAAATTTGACCCCAAGAAGATTTCCAATTACGATGCTTTGGTCAAAGATATCAATGAGATTTTATCCAGTTACGTTAAAGAAATGGAGCTTGGTCATGAAAGACGTGGTTTGGAGATTGCTATGTCACTGAGTGCCCGTGGTAACCAATTtttgcaagaaaataagCTAGATAATACTTTATTCTCACAATCTCCCGAAAAATCTGATGCTGTTGTCGCAGTTGGTTTGAATATCATTTATGCCGTCAGCTCTATCATCACACCTTTTATGCCAGAAATtggtgaaaaaataaacaaaatgTTGAACGCCCCAGCCTTGAAAATTGATGATAGATTTAATTTGGCTATCCTGGAAGGTCACAACATCAATAAGGCAGAATACTTGTTCCAACGTAtcgatgaaaagaaaattgatgaatGGAGAGCTAAATATGGTGGTCAACAAGTGTAA